The following proteins come from a genomic window of Nitrosopumilus sp.:
- a CDS encoding multicopper oxidase domain-containing protein yields MIKPSTLYIIAGIIVGFGIASVLLLQSPEIQTTVADSTNIYPKFENPDPQTLHYTLIAQDAEIEVAGGVRATVWTYNGTVPAPTLRFNEGDDVTVKFVNDTPYAHTVHFHGTHDSVNDGVFPMIMPGEEYTYHFIAEESGLFMYHCHAFPTTEHVRMGMFGTMIIDPAIRPMEPAREYFFTLSEFDPTETLAYFTEYYPINGYAGQYMDNPIKVVAGELTRFYVVGIGGVLQSPFHIHSTIMQVYPSGILWNEPYFAQTHLIGNGDTAIIEATWDTPGRYLFHVHGIQEERGSMAIIEVLEDASSLSNIQKPSNNKGSYSMIEWQEDLIKSLEKPVIISYENLGQVQVSHAEKVQTDKVSIVKNSWNPDIVESYFPTLIEIKSGTTVTWTNDDSVVHTVTDNEKSFDSEFIQAGNTWSHTFENPGMIDYICTLHPWMQGTVSVRS; encoded by the coding sequence ATGATCAAACCAAGTACATTGTATATTATTGCAGGCATAATAGTAGGATTTGGTATTGCATCTGTATTACTACTCCAATCTCCTGAAATACAAACAACTGTTGCAGATTCAACTAATATTTATCCAAAATTTGAAAATCCAGATCCTCAAACATTACATTATACACTAATTGCCCAAGATGCCGAAATTGAAGTTGCAGGTGGTGTTAGAGCAACAGTTTGGACATACAATGGAACAGTTCCAGCTCCTACTCTTAGATTCAATGAAGGAGACGATGTTACTGTAAAATTTGTTAACGATACTCCATATGCACATACTGTTCATTTTCATGGAACTCATGATTCTGTAAACGATGGTGTGTTTCCAATGATAATGCCAGGTGAAGAATACACGTATCATTTTATCGCAGAAGAATCAGGACTTTTCATGTATCATTGTCATGCATTTCCTACAACTGAGCATGTGAGAATGGGAATGTTTGGAACAATGATTATTGATCCTGCCATACGTCCAATGGAGCCTGCAAGAGAGTATTTTTTCACTTTAAGTGAGTTTGATCCAACTGAAACTCTGGCATATTTCACAGAATACTACCCAATTAACGGATATGCTGGACAATACATGGATAATCCAATCAAAGTTGTAGCAGGAGAGTTAACACGATTTTATGTAGTAGGTATTGGAGGTGTACTCCAATCACCATTTCATATTCATAGTACCATAATGCAAGTGTATCCATCAGGAATTTTATGGAATGAACCATACTTTGCACAAACACATTTGATTGGAAATGGTGATACTGCAATAATTGAAGCTACTTGGGATACTCCTGGTAGATACCTATTCCATGTTCATGGTATTCAAGAAGAACGAGGCTCTATGGCAATAATTGAAGTGCTTGAAGATGCATCATCATTGTCTAACATTCAAAAACCAAGTAACAACAAGGGAAGCTATTCTATGATAGAATGGCAAGAAGACTTGATCAAATCCTTAGAAAAACCAGTGATAATATCATATGAGAATTTAGGTCAGGTTCAAGTTAGTCATGCTGAAAAAGTTCAAACAGATAAAGTATCCATTGTCAAAAATTCTTGGAATCCCGACATTGTAGAATCATATTTTCCAACTTTGATAGAAATTAAATCTGGAACAACAGTGACTTGGACAAACGATGATTCTGTTGTACATACTGTAACTGATAATGAAAAATCATTTGATTCAGAATTTATTCAGGCAGGCAATACTTGGAGT
- a CDS encoding ABC transporter ATP-binding protein, with protein MKEILKVEHLQKYFNKKGMFGGKTSTVRATDDVSFSLETGEVLVLAGESGSGKSTIAKLILRSVQPDSGKIFFEGHEIDDEKKNLEKIRMNCQMIHQDPYDSINPRMKIGDIVSEPLEIHNIGNKQQRLKRVVEVLQEVKLEPANEIIKKYPHMLSGGQRQRVVLARALSLKPKIIIADEPVSMLDVSIRAEMLELMHDLQKKYNISFIYITHDLATAKYFGQRIGVLYKGKIVEMGPIDQVLLKPRHPYTQALIDAISEPDPDNLKKEKKIRIKDATDEDIFQGCRFRARCPYVIEKCAEEPELLEISDRHYSACHIKLD; from the coding sequence ATGAAAGAAATACTAAAAGTGGAGCATTTGCAAAAATATTTTAATAAAAAAGGTATGTTTGGGGGGAAAACATCAACAGTCAGGGCAACTGACGATGTTTCGTTTTCACTCGAAACGGGTGAAGTGTTAGTATTAGCAGGAGAGTCAGGATCAGGAAAATCAACCATTGCAAAATTAATTCTTAGATCAGTTCAGCCAGATTCTGGAAAAATCTTTTTTGAAGGACATGAAATTGATGATGAAAAAAAGAATTTGGAAAAAATTAGGATGAATTGTCAAATGATTCATCAAGATCCATATGACTCAATTAATCCAAGAATGAAAATTGGAGACATAGTATCAGAACCCCTAGAAATTCATAACATCGGAAACAAACAACAGAGATTAAAGAGAGTAGTTGAAGTTTTGCAAGAAGTAAAACTAGAGCCAGCTAACGAGATCATAAAAAAATATCCCCACATGCTATCAGGAGGACAAAGACAAAGAGTAGTATTGGCAAGGGCATTATCCCTCAAACCAAAAATTATCATAGCAGATGAGCCTGTATCTATGCTAGATGTGTCAATAAGAGCAGAGATGCTTGAATTAATGCATGATTTACAGAAAAAATACAATATTTCATTTATCTATATCACGCATGATTTGGCAACTGCAAAATATTTTGGTCAGAGAATAGGAGTTTTGTATAAAGGAAAAATTGTGGAGATGGGTCCAATTGATCAAGTTTTATTGAAACCAAGACATCCTTACACCCAAGCATTAATTGATGCCATTTCAGAGCCAGATCCTGATAACCTAAAGAAAGAAAAGAAAATAAGGATTAAAGATGCAACCGATGAAGATATTTTTCAGGGATGTAGATTCAGAGCAAGATGCCCCTATGTGATTGAAAAATGTGCAGAAGAACCAGAGTTACTGGAAATTTCTGACAGACATTATTCTGCCTGTCACATAAAATTAGACTAG
- the egtD gene encoding L-histidine N(alpha)-methyltransferase, producing the protein MSNTLQKNLNYKKYVVDNRLQYFKPHASRIEKTFAEEISFSLNRRCKFISPKFFYDKKGSDLFEKICMLPEYYPTKTEIIILKKLQNELPSYLDKNFRVVELGSGASVKTRIILDIFSKICDVVEYFPIDISEILAESSENLLKDYEHLHITGIIDTYEGGLEFLKNYDEKKNLILFLGSSFGNFSPVDGHEFLQKINSTMKKGDLFLIGLDLVKDKQILESAYDDSQGITAEFNLNVLSRINDELDADFNLNNFSHHSLYNENDQRIEMYLKSLVNQSVVISKSDLLLNLEKDELIHTEYSHKYKLSDIHKLLDDVGFDIKHTWLDDKNHFSLTLVSKI; encoded by the coding sequence TTGAGTAACACTTTACAAAAAAATCTAAATTATAAAAAATATGTTGTAGATAACCGTCTTCAATATTTCAAACCTCATGCAAGTAGAATTGAAAAAACATTTGCTGAAGAAATATCTTTTAGTTTAAACAGGCGTTGTAAATTCATCTCTCCTAAATTTTTTTATGACAAAAAGGGCTCAGATTTATTTGAAAAAATTTGTATGTTGCCTGAATATTATCCTACTAAAACCGAAATTATAATTTTAAAAAAACTTCAAAATGAATTGCCTTCGTATTTGGACAAAAATTTCAGAGTCGTTGAATTAGGTAGTGGCGCATCTGTAAAAACAAGAATAATTCTTGATATTTTTTCAAAAATTTGTGATGTTGTTGAATATTTTCCTATAGATATTTCTGAGATTTTAGCGGAAAGTTCAGAGAATTTATTGAAAGATTATGAACATTTGCATATAACTGGAATAATTGATACCTATGAAGGTGGTTTAGAATTTCTAAAAAACTATGATGAGAAAAAAAACTTAATTTTATTTTTAGGTTCTAGTTTTGGAAATTTCTCCCCTGTTGATGGACATGAATTCCTACAAAAAATAAATTCCACCATGAAAAAAGGTGATCTTTTTCTGATTGGACTTGACTTAGTAAAGGATAAACAGATTTTAGAATCTGCTTATGATGATTCGCAAGGCATAACTGCGGAATTTAATCTAAATGTTCTTTCTAGAATCAATGATGAACTTGATGCAGATTTTAATTTAAATAATTTTTCACATCATTCACTATACAACGAAAATGATCAGAGAATTGAGATGTATCTAAAATCTCTAGTAAACCAATCTGTAGTAATATCAAAATCTGACCTTTTATTGAATTTGGAAAAAGACGAACTGATTCACACCGAATATTCTCACAAGTATAAGTTGTCTGATATACATAAACTTCTTGATGATGTGGGATTTGACATCAAACATACTTGGTTAGATGACAAAAATCATTTTTCACTAACACTCGTATCCAAAATCTAG
- a CDS encoding multicopper oxidase domain-containing protein: MDRNIIMIAALASFGVAFGLWLVVSETPSVSYAENISIQNPPVTRTFTVFAEDTTVEIAPGKRIEAWTYNGTIPGPTLRATEGDRVIINFINNGKLPHTMHFHGDHNEKNDGVFQEVLPGDSYTYDFIAEPAGAFMYHCHVMPVSEHIRNGLYGAFIVDPKEGLEPAREYVLVKGEYDLEDQETWTPDYVFFNGYADQYWTNPLPAKTNELVRLYYIDMGAIAAFGFHIHGTIFDTITSGIWENEPIKTQTWEVSPGNAAIFEAKWKEPGRYLFHLHGVPEEKGTMAYFDVRDATPDAVDGVDVAKTKSIDMWEWQQEIAVSLQQPDPDAEITKTLVSSDHEQHHIPTSGDADTSQIVETTLCEVEEGSAVKSSNKSYYPKITQIKAGDTVTWTNKDISVHTVTSNDELFDSGMMMSGDSFEQTFDEIGLYEYYCMLHPWMTGTVKAV; encoded by the coding sequence ATGGATAGAAATATTATCATGATTGCAGCCCTTGCCTCCTTTGGTGTGGCGTTTGGTTTGTGGTTAGTTGTTTCTGAGACTCCCTCAGTATCATATGCAGAAAATATTTCTATCCAAAATCCCCCAGTTACACGAACTTTCACTGTATTTGCAGAAGATACGACTGTTGAAATTGCTCCTGGCAAGAGAATCGAAGCTTGGACGTATAATGGAACAATCCCTGGTCCTACCTTGAGGGCAACTGAAGGTGACAGAGTCATAATCAATTTCATCAACAATGGCAAACTTCCACATACTATGCATTTTCACGGAGATCATAACGAGAAAAATGATGGAGTATTCCAAGAAGTACTACCAGGTGATTCTTACACATATGATTTCATAGCAGAACCAGCTGGTGCATTCATGTATCACTGCCATGTGATGCCCGTATCTGAACACATCCGAAACGGATTGTATGGTGCATTCATTGTAGACCCCAAGGAGGGACTAGAACCTGCACGAGAATATGTCCTCGTAAAAGGAGAATATGATTTGGAAGATCAGGAGACCTGGACTCCTGATTACGTGTTTTTCAATGGGTATGCTGACCAGTACTGGACAAACCCATTACCTGCAAAAACCAACGAACTAGTCCGATTGTACTATATTGATATGGGGGCAATCGCGGCTTTTGGTTTCCATATACACGGAACAATATTTGATACGATTACTTCGGGAATTTGGGAAAATGAACCAATTAAAACGCAGACATGGGAAGTAAGTCCTGGAAATGCCGCAATATTTGAGGCAAAATGGAAAGAGCCTGGAAGGTATCTATTCCATTTGCATGGGGTGCCTGAAGAAAAGGGCACCATGGCTTACTTTGATGTAAGGGATGCTACTCCTGATGCAGTTGATGGTGTAGATGTTGCAAAAACTAAATCCATTGACATGTGGGAATGGCAGCAAGAGATTGCTGTCAGTTTGCAACAACCTGATCCTGATGCCGAAATTACTAAAACATTAGTCTCATCTGATCATGAGCAACACCATATCCCTACATCAGGCGATGCTGACACTTCGCAAATAGTTGAAACCACCCTTTGTGAAGTAGAAGAAGGCTCTGCAGTAAAGTCGTCTAACAAATCATACTATCCAAAAATTACTCAGATAAAAGCTGGAGATACTGTTACATGGACAAACAAGGACATCTCTGTTCATACTGTTACAAGCAATGATGAACTCTTTGATTCTGGAATGATGATGTCAGGCGATTCTTTTGAGCAGACATTTGATGAGATTGGTTTGTATGAATACTATTGCATGCTTCATCCTTGGATGACTGGAACTGTAAAAGCAGTATGA
- the egtB gene encoding ergothioneine biosynthesis protein EgtB, with amino-acid sequence MASSQKLDQKGVLLEQFKETRNRTLELVKTLEKDDFVVQTAFFMSPPKWHIGHVSWIYEAIMSKLDKNYEFYSKEFTEYLNSYYQQFGVPHDKGLRGVISRPTVDQLFQYFNTINQRVEKFIKSQTLDENAIKTITMGFHHECQHQELLVYDLQHLLAEQYRPVKKDIADKPKVNDKKSTYIKGGIYEMGYNGKNFCYDIELPEHKVYLNDFKMDVFPVSNQQYLEFIEDGGYENYKYWLSDGWEKVKENKWSSPMYWEKIDGEWNVRDFIGIRKINPNEPVCHVSYYEADAYCKWAGKRLPTEAEWEKAACWNEEKQEKSIYPWGNEEPEKDKCNLLESYYWKCTELGTFPNGTSPSGCQQMIGDVWEWTSSEFIGYPGFKSGFDEYNDKWFTNQKVLRGGSFATPKMSIRGSYRNFFRLDERWLFSGFRCAKDI; translated from the coding sequence ATGGCCTCCAGTCAAAAGTTAGATCAAAAGGGAGTATTATTAGAACAGTTTAAAGAAACACGAAATAGAACACTAGAACTAGTAAAAACTTTAGAAAAAGACGACTTTGTTGTTCAAACTGCTTTTTTTATGAGCCCTCCAAAATGGCATATCGGTCATGTTAGTTGGATTTATGAGGCAATCATGAGCAAATTAGATAAAAATTATGAATTTTACTCAAAAGAATTTACAGAGTATCTAAATTCGTATTATCAACAATTTGGAGTTCCACATGACAAAGGATTGCGAGGAGTAATTTCCAGACCAACCGTTGATCAATTGTTTCAATATTTTAACACTATTAATCAAAGAGTGGAGAAATTTATCAAATCACAGACATTAGATGAAAATGCAATTAAAACTATCACAATGGGGTTTCATCATGAATGCCAACATCAAGAACTTTTAGTGTATGATTTGCAACATCTTCTTGCTGAACAATATAGACCAGTGAAAAAAGACATTGCAGACAAACCAAAAGTGAATGATAAAAAATCAACCTACATCAAAGGAGGAATTTATGAAATGGGTTACAATGGAAAAAACTTTTGTTACGACATAGAACTTCCTGAACACAAAGTTTACCTTAATGATTTCAAGATGGATGTATTTCCAGTTTCTAATCAACAGTATTTAGAATTCATCGAAGATGGAGGATATGAGAATTACAAATATTGGTTGTCAGACGGATGGGAGAAAGTAAAAGAAAACAAATGGAGTTCTCCCATGTATTGGGAAAAAATTGACGGAGAATGGAATGTCCGAGATTTTATAGGAATTAGAAAAATCAATCCAAATGAGCCAGTATGCCATGTAAGCTATTATGAAGCCGATGCATATTGCAAATGGGCAGGAAAAAGACTTCCTACAGAAGCTGAATGGGAAAAAGCTGCTTGTTGGAATGAAGAAAAACAAGAAAAATCAATTTATCCTTGGGGAAATGAAGAGCCAGAAAAAGACAAATGTAATTTATTAGAATCATATTATTGGAAATGTACAGAACTAGGAACATTCCCAAATGGTACTAGTCCTTCAGGATGTCAACAAATGATTGGAGATGTTTGGGAATGGACATCATCAGAATTTATCGGGTATCCAGGATTCAAATCGGGATTTGATGAATACAATGACAAGTGGTTTACAAATCAAAAAGTTTTGAGAGGAGGATCATTTGCAACACCAAAAATGTCCATCAGAGGAAGCTATAGAAATTTTTTCAGATTAGATGAACGTTGGTTATTTTCCGGGTTTAGATGTGCAAAAGATATCTAG
- a CDS encoding PHP domain-containing protein — MPINAELHCHNSFSNFHVGEEEPPYDCNISIRDQLERSYNLGLNAIFVTNHNTLDGYHQLLEYKNDHEKFKNIDVFPAEEITIDNGAHVLAYGIHDEIPAGISLDDVIDKIRDQGGVSSAPHPFSLLDALRDNAKKCDMVEVFNSNNIDILSNARATQFALDNDMIQVAGSDSHVISTLGRCVNIIDSENNLDDILRAMKKGKISISQTGYALQSETLDHLKYKINNSKDYLIDYISEHYPNSKWLLTLLLRIYDSNQNSHMWSLFYNIAIYLMRRISQKINFQNQDPGFMKDRNLATMFKMAL; from the coding sequence TTGCCCATTAACGCTGAATTACACTGCCATAACTCCTTTTCAAATTTTCATGTTGGTGAAGAAGAACCTCCATACGATTGTAATATATCAATACGGGATCAACTTGAGCGTTCATATAATTTAGGATTAAATGCAATTTTTGTAACAAACCACAATACTCTAGATGGGTATCATCAATTACTGGAATACAAAAATGATCATGAAAAATTCAAAAACATAGATGTTTTTCCAGCAGAAGAGATCACAATTGATAATGGGGCACATGTTTTGGCATATGGGATTCATGATGAAATTCCTGCAGGCATTTCTCTTGATGACGTAATTGATAAAATCCGGGATCAGGGAGGGGTTTCATCTGCACCTCACCCCTTTAGCCTACTTGATGCATTACGTGACAATGCAAAAAAATGTGACATGGTTGAAGTTTTCAATAGTAACAATATTGACATACTATCCAATGCTAGAGCAACTCAATTTGCATTAGACAATGATATGATTCAAGTTGCAGGAAGTGACTCCCATGTAATATCAACACTTGGAAGATGTGTGAATATAATTGATTCAGAAAATAATCTTGATGACATTTTACGAGCAATGAAAAAAGGGAAAATCAGTATATCTCAAACAGGCTATGCATTACAATCCGAAACACTAGATCATCTAAAATACAAAATTAATAATTCTAAGGATTATCTGATTGATTATATTTCTGAACACTACCCAAATTCAAAATGGCTTTTGACATTATTGCTAAGAATCTATGATTCAAACCAAAATAGTCACATGTGGTCTTTATTTTACAACATTGCAATCTATCTGATGAGACGAATCTCACAAAAAATTAATTTTCAAAATCAGGATCCTGGTTTCATGAAAGACAGAAATTTGGCTACCATGTTCAAAATGGCATTATGA
- the serB gene encoding phosphoserine phosphatase SerB has translation MLAIFDVEGVLYDEEYLPLLAEKLHKEDEIWEITKQGIQGKINWEEGLRTRVGALKGLDQKVCQEVADALPIMTGAKELCSVLKAAGWKLMAVSGGFTLMMDRLQKELGLDYVFSNELLFKDGKLDGVIINVDSDKSKSAKIKIKEWGEKIEDIVCVVDGANDVKLFDICGLGIAYRAQDIVKDLATTTLEEKDLSKVLDIINKHYKIQLETVSPA, from the coding sequence TTGCTTGCAATTTTTGATGTTGAAGGTGTTTTATATGATGAAGAATACCTTCCACTCCTCGCAGAAAAACTCCACAAAGAAGATGAGATTTGGGAAATTACCAAACAAGGAATTCAAGGTAAAATTAACTGGGAAGAAGGTTTGAGAACAAGAGTTGGCGCTCTTAAAGGCCTTGATCAAAAAGTGTGTCAGGAAGTCGCTGATGCATTACCAATAATGACTGGTGCAAAAGAACTGTGTAGCGTCTTAAAAGCTGCTGGTTGGAAACTCATGGCAGTTTCAGGTGGATTCACTTTGATGATGGATCGATTACAAAAAGAACTGGGTCTTGATTATGTCTTTTCTAATGAATTATTATTTAAAGACGGAAAACTTGATGGTGTGATTATTAATGTTGATTCTGATAAATCCAAATCTGCTAAAATAAAAATTAAAGAATGGGGTGAAAAAATAGAAGACATAGTTTGTGTTGTAGATGGAGCAAATGATGTAAAATTATTTGATATCTGTGGTTTAGGAATTGCTTATCGGGCTCAGGATATAGTCAAAGATTTAGCTACTACTACTTTGGAAGAAAAAGATCTTTCTAAAGTTCTAGATATTATTAACAAACATTACAAGATACAATTGGAAACAGTTTCTCCTGCCTAA
- the cofE gene encoding coenzyme F420-0:L-glutamate ligase, producing the protein MQIIPIFIEKEIEPSDNISELIIKSSELNNGDIIVIAQKIISKQEGRIVSLSNIVPSLLSQGIGSQYQKDPRLIELILSETKRIVRMKNGIIIVETKNGFICANAGIDESNVKEGHATMLPINSDVSAESIRYNILKQTNKNVAVIISDTFGRPFRMGQTNCAIGISGLNPIIDYAGTLDSFQKILRVTAIAIADELSSAAELVMGKSLKSPIAIIRGYTFKIEEHVIDELIRPEHEDLFR; encoded by the coding sequence TTGCAAATCATCCCAATCTTTATTGAAAAAGAAATTGAACCCTCTGACAATATCTCTGAATTAATCATAAAATCTTCTGAACTGAACAATGGAGATATTATTGTAATTGCACAAAAAATAATCTCAAAACAAGAAGGAAGAATTGTCAGTTTATCTAATATTGTACCATCTTTATTGTCTCAAGGAATTGGCTCTCAATATCAAAAAGATCCACGATTAATTGAATTAATTTTATCTGAAACAAAAAGAATTGTCCGAATGAAAAATGGAATAATAATAGTTGAAACAAAAAATGGTTTCATTTGTGCAAATGCAGGCATTGATGAAAGCAATGTAAAAGAAGGACATGCTACTATGTTGCCGATTAACTCTGATGTCTCTGCAGAATCTATTCGTTACAATATTTTAAAACAAACTAACAAAAATGTGGCAGTAATCATTTCTGATACGTTTGGCCGTCCTTTTCGTATGGGTCAAACTAATTGTGCAATTGGTATTTCTGGATTAAATCCTATAATTGATTATGCTGGAACTCTTGATTCATTTCAAAAAATTTTACGTGTTACTGCGATTGCTATAGCTGATGAGCTTTCTTCTGCAGCAGAATTGGTAATGGGAAAATCGCTGAAATCTCCAATTGCAATAATACGTGGTTACACATTTAAAATTGAAGAACACGTTATTGATGAATTAATTCGTCCAGAACATGAAGATCTTTTTAGATGA
- the proS gene encoding proline--tRNA ligase, giving the protein MSKEDIGITVSKNDDFSEWYTQVVLKAKLADYAPVKGLIVLRPDGYSIWESLRSTFDKKFAKNGIRNGFLPILIPESLLGKEQKHFAGFNPEVFWVTHSGTNEIGDKLALRPTSETLAYTMYAKWIQSWRDLPLKINFWNTALRAEIKATKPFLRTSEFLWQEGHTVHTSQEEAEEEVIKILEIYKNSVEEELAIPVTVGKKSEKEKFVGAVYTTTMESIMPDGKALQMGTSHFLGQNFSKPFEVKFADKDNVEHFAWQTSWGVSWRLIGAMIMVHGDDKGLVLPPKVAPTQVVIVPIYKNDEGKEKVLPKVEEIKNKLELKGIRVHVDNREGLSPGYKFNDWELKGVPLRIEIGPKDIEKESVVIAKRYNCEKTNLSFTDIERIIIILDEIQKEMLKNAQEQSKKNSINISNYSEFKSKIEGGGFLNAPWCGTSKCEEKIKEETGADIRVIPFGSENLNLKCIYCQEQSQSIPIFARGY; this is encoded by the coding sequence TTGAGTAAAGAAGACATAGGGATCACAGTTTCAAAAAACGATGATTTTAGTGAGTGGTATACACAAGTAGTCCTTAAAGCAAAACTTGCAGATTATGCACCAGTGAAAGGATTGATTGTGCTTAGGCCGGATGGATATTCCATTTGGGAATCATTAAGAAGCACATTTGATAAAAAATTTGCAAAAAATGGAATCAGGAACGGATTTCTCCCAATTTTAATCCCAGAATCATTATTAGGTAAAGAACAAAAACACTTTGCAGGATTTAATCCAGAAGTTTTTTGGGTAACTCATTCAGGAACAAATGAAATTGGAGATAAACTTGCACTGAGACCAACATCAGAAACTCTGGCATATACAATGTACGCCAAATGGATTCAAAGTTGGAGAGACTTACCACTAAAAATTAATTTTTGGAATACAGCTTTGAGAGCAGAAATCAAAGCTACGAAACCATTTCTTAGAACATCAGAATTTTTATGGCAAGAAGGACATACAGTCCACACATCACAGGAAGAAGCAGAAGAAGAAGTGATTAAAATTTTAGAGATTTACAAAAATTCAGTAGAAGAGGAATTGGCAATTCCTGTAACAGTGGGAAAGAAAAGTGAAAAAGAGAAGTTTGTCGGTGCAGTATATACAACTACTATGGAATCAATCATGCCAGATGGAAAAGCATTGCAGATGGGCACATCTCATTTTCTAGGACAAAATTTTTCAAAACCATTTGAAGTGAAATTTGCAGACAAGGATAATGTAGAACATTTTGCATGGCAAACTTCATGGGGAGTGTCATGGAGATTAATCGGAGCGATGATCATGGTACATGGAGATGATAAAGGATTAGTATTACCTCCAAAAGTAGCACCAACACAAGTTGTAATTGTTCCAATTTATAAAAATGATGAGGGTAAAGAAAAAGTATTACCAAAAGTTGAGGAAATCAAAAATAAATTAGAATTAAAAGGAATCAGAGTTCATGTTGACAACAGAGAAGGATTATCCCCAGGCTACAAATTTAATGATTGGGAACTAAAAGGAGTTCCACTAAGAATAGAAATTGGACCTAAAGATATTGAAAAAGAAAGTGTAGTTATTGCAAAAAGATACAATTGTGAGAAAACAAATTTGAGTTTTACAGATATCGAGAGAATTATTATAATTTTAGATGAAATTCAAAAAGAGATGCTAAAAAATGCACAAGAACAATCGAAAAAGAACAGCATAAACATATCAAACTACTCAGAATTCAAATCTAAAATTGAGGGAGGGGGTTTCTTGAATGCGCCATGGTGTGGAACATCAAAATGTGAAGAAAAAATTAAAGAAGAAACAGGAGCAGATATCAGAGTAATTCCATTTGGCAGTGAAAATTTAAATCTAAAATGCATATACTGTCAAGAGCAAAGTCAATCAATCCCAATTTTTGCTAGAGGATACTAA